tcgttcatttgacattggagtattgtgccgtatcgcataacatctttttcattattttcttcgctaatatcgctgatcgtagttgcccgtagtctctttggtttgtcgtatgttgcatattaattctcttgaatattatttgtcttatcttgaattatcTTTTTTCGTACCGAACATTATCGCTTTTTCTTCTCACACTCACCGCAAACTAAAGACTATGTATTAACTGTTAGtatctatattttataataattctctacttgacctgttcccttgaatttaccttgtgATTAATAATTCCCTGCCTCTGTTATATCGCTGATAATTCTGGTGATGTGAGAACTATCACAATTTCTGTATCTCGCATGTGtcttataatcgcttctcatattttatggcTTACTGATCAATGCTCAATTTGAGTACCGTAtatcttttctgttctgcctattcatttcaataccgtgttaatcattacctcgaaTCATAGTATTGCGAGCCGAtgcatatttcccgcttattctGAAACTACTCtgttatttgttaaatctctcgcttaacttttttctggctgtaaatattgttaattatcgcatctatcttaattgtatctcaatctcttcagttGTTTGCTTGTTATTAAAGTTTATCGCTTCCTAACCAATATATTTGATACTatttctgcttcacctgtttcttattttatctatttgaTTCAACCCttcccctctaccattatcttgtctatactaagcaagctgtgcaaaaccgtcgtagaacctgaccttaccttcatctattacctttacctttaccttcatctttttctctaattatctattctctgacgcatgtgcgtctggcgcccaacaattaTCTCTTTCCCTTTTCTCATCTCTCTATATCTcattattcaggttagtgactgcgccgtaaAGTAACCAATTATCTCATTTCTTCGTTTAACCCtcgcgaaaaattttatggttacaatatatacagtataatttttgatgaacttttaaaaaataaaaattttagaaaaaaagaaacattctacatttactaaattttcaacaaataaatataattactaAAAAAATCTCATATATTTCTCAATCGTTTGCTCACGtacgaattaaaataaaaatattatttttcgaacaaaGCGATTTGATGTACtttatgtattgtaatttCGAGCATCTATACAATGGATTGGAACTCAatgaaaagtttgaagagaacatacagatagatgaataattaattatttaatttcatatttttcattttttaaaatcaattattcattgattgagggaaaataattcattgagatcaatttttttttctattcatgaattttttaatccaaTTACCTCCTTTTAGatttaattatatcaatgtatgatTCATATATGTAACTGaattatacatcatacattatacaatggattagaacttattgaaaagcttgaaaaaaacatacagttggataattaattgattattcaattccatatgttcaatttttaaaaattaatcatccatcaatttgaggaaaatgatttatcgagataaattattttatttagtatATGATTGATAAATCTCCTTACCTCCACTCAtgctcaattatattaatgttcaatttatatacatatgtcgGGGGTGAAGCCTCGGAAAGGCGGAGAGGATGTAGGATTTGCTTTACGTGGATTGCTCATTGTAAAAAGCGCGATGATCCCAACACGTCCGGTCAATTCCCTTGCTTTTCCGTGACTGTCGATTTCATccaagcgttgttataaacaaaccatttgtttgttctattttcaaaacatGTTGAATAACGCTTGACGCTTGATACGGCGGACTCATTCAAAGTTCAAGTTTCGAATTCACTTGATGATGCATCCTCTTTATTCTTCTCCGACATATCTCTCGATCtaatgaaaaagtttcaaacaaatgaacgtagaaaaagattaaaataacaatagtgaaaaaaagactataataaaaatagtataaaaaagattataataacaatagtatacgcatgaagttggcggtggggtgagatcccaaaaacaaaacaaaaagcatctagcaaaccctttgacagctgtcatcggctgttcatgacagtctttgacaaatatctttataggtatctgtttctgacgcgcaaaaaatgaccatgcaaacgaaaattatcaagatgattcccgacgggaattgtctttttcgcgcgttggcgtattgtgtatacggcactcaagatcgacacgcagaggtgagactgagtatcgtttcaaatatagtggataattggtctacatttgcgggttttattacaggtaatgagtcaaacggtgctgtgattaggtcacctggtgattacaaatcacatatgaatgaaaatggaatatacgaaggagaagcagaattagttgcagctgcggacattcttaagatatgtttaatcgtgtatcgcgaagaagaaattcatccacaccggatcggatcacaaaatgaaacacaattctcgctactcttcaccggcgacggagacagtggacactttcatatcttgcagaaccaaaataaaattcagatagtgagtaataagtatgaaaaataacaatcaaataatagtaaatctaaatatatcaccaaacagtgaaaaggacagccaggattcACGATGACAATAGAGAAAGGAgaagtttcaagcagcagataaggcgatgaagatggtggatggtcagaagtatcacaaaagaaagaggaaaataaaattgtaagttcgaagaaccaaataagtcatagaataatatccatcaaatattcgtataaccaggtaagaggacgaccaggatcgatgttgaccacaagaggaagaggtgttttgcagaatgaacagcaacgcaaatatagagaaaaaaataatatgaagaaggtgattttggagaataaccggcagagcggtagtaaaaataattcaacgaggGGTGTTGAAGAATTGGAAGAATCGATTGTGattattgatttggaaaataaatcaaaaggacgaccaaccaatgtgatggacatagaagagcgaaaaGTCATACGACGggaacagcagcgaaaatatagggaagcgaacaaaaaatatcatactggcttttcaaccaacgaacagaaaggaggagtttcaaccagcagacaaggcgatggagACGGTGAATGGTCGGACGtctaacaaaagaaaaagggaaataaaattgtaagtgcgaatagccaaataagccagagattaataataaacaaatattcctataaccaggcaagaggacgaccaggatctatgttaaccacaaaagaaagaggtgttttgcggagtgaacagcaacacaaatatagagaaaaaaataatataaagaaggtggttttggagaataacgggcagcgcggtagcaaaaataattcagcaagtcaaggagatagatcgatatcaatagagaaggaacaccaattttcaaccaacgaatggaagcttagattgatgaaaaaaagaaaagtgagcacagaaggaattgaagtggacagcaagaGACAACGAGATGAAACGTAAGACGAAAAAGTGTGTCGACGACTTATATGCAAGAATAACGTATCGGAAATTTATGGTTGTGATGAAACATTAAGTAACAGTGATACGTTGAAATCGATGGAGAAGGAACTGTCTGTATTCAGCCAAACAATAGAAGATAGCAGAGACAGCTTGGAATTAGACAGAAACAGAGAACGAGTGGAAGCAATGAACAGTGAATCAATCATTGCTGAGCATCGTTACAACGGGGATATTGAAAAAGGCATTTTAAAAACTGTGGAGCAACTAGACATGGTTGAAATGAACGTAAAATGTAATCATTGCAATGCAGAAAGGTTTAAATATGAAACAGGAAGGGTGGCAAATAATTGCTGTCATGGAGGAGAAATAACATTACCACCATTAACGGAATATCCTGATGTACTTCAACGTCTGCGAGAAGGGAATGACGAAGTATCAAGACACTTCAGACAACATATACGATCATATAATGACGCGTTTGCGTTTGCATCATTCAATTGCACCGTGGCAGATCTGGGGAATTGAGGATCAcatgtgataaaaataatcgtggaTGTGAGTTACAAAGTATCTACAAGTTCAGAAACCGCAAACAATAACCGACCGAGATATGGACAAATTTATTACATCTGCGACGCACAAACTCAGCTAGCGCTGAAAGAAAATGACGCAAGAAGAGCAAAcctgttaaaaattattgttcgACTGATAATAGATATCAACCCTTATGCAGCAAATTTCAAAACACCGTACGAGCGGTTTGTTAAGGGAGAAAGCCTGGCGAGTTTAAACTTTGTTGCACTCAAGGAAGACGATAGACGGCGGTACAATGCGCCAACCTGTGGTGAGCTAGCAGCTCTGATCGTTTCAAATGACGGGGCAGTATATGCAAATATAGAAGTACAAGTATTTCCAAAACAAGATCGTGCAGTTGGATATGTGCCGAAATATTTGCATCACGTTCATCAAATGACTTTTCCATTATAATTTCCCAACGGTGATTTAGGACGGAGCTATAATAtgaaatacatattatacaaaataaacaagACAATCTCTCCTGTTCAATACTATGGACATCGATTGGTCTTACGTCGAGGCGAAGCACAGAATCAGTTGTTGCGGAGCGGACGATTGACACAACACTATGTGATTCACGCATATCTCACAATCGAATCGCAGCGTTTATTGTTTTGAAGAAATAATCAGAAGCAATTGCGTGTAGAATGTTACAAGGGAATGACTCATCACATATCAAATAGTGAAGCGAATACTTCGGATCGAACAAGACTTGGGAACCAAATGATTTTACCATCATCATTTTCCGGCAGCATGCGACATATGCAACAGCAGTACCAAGATACAATGGCAGTAACAAGGAAAGTTGGACGACCGGATTTATTCATCACAATGTCATGTAATCCTAAATGGCCGGAAATATGTACGGTATTAAAAGATTTTCCTACAGGTACCACTGTAAACGACATTCCAACAATAGCTTGTCGAATATTCAACATGCGGCTACAACAGGCACTAAAGGAAATCGGAAGCGGTTCAGTATTTGGAAAGATTGAAGGATACGTATACACAGTTGAATTTCAGAAGAGAGGCTTAACGCATGCTCACATACTATTTATCTCAAATAACAATGACAAACTTATGACTCCAGAAGCAATTGACAGTTTTATATCTGCAGAAATACCAGACAAACGAATACATCAACAACTATATCAATCTGTCACATCACACATGCTACACGTCCCTCACACATCCAAAATACCATGCTGGAATTCGGTAACGAAGTCATGCTCAAAGAACATTCCGAAAAACTTAGTGGAAAACACTGATATAAGCGGTGGCGGTTTTCCAAAGTATCGCAGACGAAAAAATACAGACGTCAACTATTACCGCAACCACGTGGAAGGAAGAAATATCCAAGTAGACAACAGCATGGTTGTGCCTCACAATCCATACCTACTTGCAATGTACGATTGTCACATGAACGTAGAACATTGTGCGTCAATAATGGCTATTAAGTATGTCTTCAAGTACATCCACAAGGGACATGATCGTGCAAGAGTACAGATAACTGATTCAAACAGCAAGAGTGATGGTCAGCCAATAATCAACGAAATACAGGATTATGTAGATTCGCGTTACGTAGGACCGATGGAAGCAGTTTGGCGTATACTAGAACTGCCAATGCATGGACTAAGTCACGCAGTCACACGCTTACCTGTACACCTACCGGCGCAGCTATACGCAACGTTTGAGGATGGTAGAGAAGTCAAAGCCgctacaaatgaaaaaaagtggaGAACCCATCTTATTGCATGGTTTGAATTGAACAGCATAGATGAAATGGCAAGAAATATAACTTACACGAACACGCCAGATTACTATTCGTTTCAAGAAGCAACaaaaacgtggaaaaaaagaaaatatgcatGCAAAGTAGTGAGTAGAATGACAAATGTTTCACCAAGGGATTCCGAAAGATTTCACCTCAAACTAATCCTTGGACATGCGACAAATGCAAGGAGTTTTATAGATTTACGCACTGTAAACGGGAAGGAATGGAATACATTTAGAGAGGCTGCAGTGGATATGGGTTTAACTGCGACAAATGACGAagctttaaaaatattcgacgaAGCTGTTTCAATACTTATGCCGAAACGgttacatcattttttttgtgtgGTATTTAATCGGTGAAATGCCATCGAACGCGATAGATTTATGGATTACTCACAAGAAAGCACTATCTGAAGACTTCGTGGATCAGCACGAAAATAGAGCACTATGTACAATTGAGCATCTTCTCAGAGCTGAGGCAAGATCATGTGCAGATTTTCACTTACCAATACCggagataattttcaaaaataaagcAGAAGAAATAACAGTGGAAAACATAGAAACCTTTGCAAAGAAAGGTAATGAACTGGTAGAGCAATTAAACAACgattagaaaataatttatacacaaatttttgataatattatGTCTGACAAAAGCACTGatagaaaacaagaaaaatgcTCTTACACCAATGGATCAGGAGGAAcaggaaaaacatttttatacaacgCATTGTACTACAtgttgaaatctgaaaaaaaatgttgcatgTATTGCTTGGACAGGTATAGCAGCTATCTTACTACCATATGGAACAACCGCGCACAAAACATTTGGATTACCATTGACACTGCAAAAGGAAGgaacaattttcacaaatgcaacgatgaagaaaaaaatacaaagtatAGATGTATTTATATGGGATGAATGTTCGATGATACCGAAAAATGCTTTAGAATTGATCGACACCACGTTAAAAGATATAATGGAAGACACATCACCGTTTGGTGGGAAGACTATAATACTAGGTGGAGACTTCAGACAAGTTTTACCCATTGTGAAACGAGGAGGTAAACAACAAATAATAGCGGAAACAATTAAATACTCTACACTTTGGagtatattcgaaaaattaagcttgaaaaaaaatatgcgagcAAAGGAGGATGCCGCAAAGTTTTCAGAGTGGTTACTTAATATAGGTAATGGAGAAGTGGAGCTGTTTGTACCAGAGAAAGAAATACAATGCAACAATTCAATAGACGATTCATATCCAAGAAATTTGCCACTTGATGAATTAACAAACAGAGCCATCTTAGCTCCATTGAATGTCGAAGTTAATCAGTTAAATAAAGAGATACTACGCAGAATGAATGGCAATATATTCGAATCAAGAAGCGTAGATTACGAAACATTACAAGGAATTGATACTGCGGAAGCAGCACTTGACGAAGAAGCTACTCTGCGATATTCGATAGAATATTTAAATGGATTAATGCCATCAGGTTTACCACCACACAATCTACAGCTGAAAGTCGGAGGAATTGTGATGTCATTGCGAAATTTATCAATATCAGATGGTTTATGCAATGGTGCACGGTTAGTtgtaagagaaattcactctAGAATTTTGATTGGTGAACTTCTAATCGGAGAGCGAAAAGGGCAAATAGTAGAAATACCAAGTATTAAATTAGATACGCGGGGAGATACAGATATGCCATTTATCCTCCATAGGCGACAGTTTCCAGTCAGGTTGGCATTTGCAATAACTATAAATAAATCACAAGGACAAAGTTTTGACCACGTGGGAATATTCATTGACCGACCAATCTTTGGACATGGTCAACTCTACGTTGCATTGTCACGATGCAGGTCGAAgaaaggtataaaaattcaactgaaaaagaatgaaaatgcGATAAAGAACATTGTGTACAaggaaattattgaataaatactgcataatgtatatacatcaAGGccacaaacaaacaaataaacgtGGACGaacttaaaagaaaaatgcacaGGAGGTGATAGGAGTTCGAGAGGCCGAGGGGTTGACCCCCTCTACTGACTTCACCGGGACCTCAtacgaagaaggaaaaaaagtattgtatagaggagaaaagaagcgaaagtgaaaaaaaaaggaggagaGAATACAAATGAAAAGAATACAGAATCAgcaatgaaagaaaaaccagcaagaatataaaaatcactgaaaaaatggacaacagagaaaagagaaagaaaagccAAGAGGAGCAAGAAGATGCAAAAATAGGTAGCAGCATAAAACGATAAAGAGGAAATAAAGCAAAACGTATGGAAATTTAAACAATCGTGATTTGTAATTGGATGTTCAAATATATAAATCACTTCCACTAAGTATTTTCCTATTTTGTGATTATTCAGATGTTAATTCACACGTGTCGGTCATTTGCTGAAAAAGCCGAAACGCATGCAATGAAATAGAAActtgtgagaaaataaatgttaGCCTgtgaaattatgaaattaggaaacaaaTAGTTAGATTAGAAAAAAGATATAAGGATGTATTAACTGAGTtaaaggtgagaaaaaaatgtaaattaccagaaataaaaaaatgataagagtACAAATTTGTTGATGtaaaaatgcaaatatttttacgatattcATACCATATTAAATTTCtagataaataaaagaaatatataagtacatatctattatacctatacatgcaacaaaaaaattaattacaaataattatattctgACATTTGACAGTTTAAATGAAACACCGTAGCTAataaaaagaagcaaaaaaataagaataggTGAGCGCTGCCCAGTTTAGTGATATTTTGTTTTGTCAACAGATAAATTAAATCAAACATGCCGAACAAAGTAAGTATATCATTGGAAgtatgaatgaataaatagcAAAGTAAGCAGtatgataaaattaatgaacattCTCGAAACAGGACAGCGACGAGGTTTTGCAGCAGTCGGGCGAGAAAATACCAGGTGAAGCATGtcgatataatataatagtaTGTAAATCCAAATTCAACTCGGCAAACCAAAGAGCCGGACGCTTTTTGAGAATCATTACCAGTGAATTCTACAGCTAGccataaaaaatggaaaaataattacttatgTACAATCATTtgtcaaaaaaagaaaaaaatatcgacattTGAAAATACAGTCAAACACGTATGAATCCCTAAGCAAATAATTTAACGCCTATTTTACCAAAACAAGATGACGGATTAGATGATCTGCTGCGcgcagcagcagaagcagcagaGGAGGAGCTGTTGCTTGAGACGGACGACGAAGAGTGGTCCGTCTACGTatggtaaatgaaaattatacaaggaaatgtaaagaaaatgataaaaaacgaaagaggTCAACTTCGAACTaaatataaagtaaaaaatgtaaaataaatttattttaaaagaaaaaaggattgatatcaattatttgtacATTATAAACCAGACACAGTAGActctatatatctatatgtaaagcctatccgacacaaaactcgattcaaGAGAAGAAGTTcctagaaagaaacaaaactcatggaaaaacaaaagaccaATACAAAACAAACAACTTCGAATATTGAAGACATCAGTTCGTTGTTGTTCTCCGGCCGGTACGCACGCCGGCCGGGGCCTATTCTATACTCCCCAACTCCTCAACTCCTCGACTAATCAACTCCACAATTGCACAACTCTTCAATTCCCCCAAGAGCACTTCCAAATATTGGTCGATAATGTGTCCAACAACCCTATATTGTTCAAAGAAAAATGGTAacctcatcggaagcaaaggattgaaagggtaaacacaacatctacacactacagtctccttacatcgtgcatgcagagaagaaattcttattcatacaaatcgggcacatgaaaacaaatttgaactcactggttatgagagaaattaat
The sequence above is drawn from the Neodiprion pinetum isolate iyNeoPine1 chromosome 2, iyNeoPine1.2, whole genome shotgun sequence genome and encodes:
- the LOC124212245 gene encoding uncharacterized protein, producing MEKELSVFSQTIEDSRDSLELDRNRERVEAMNSESIIAEHRYNGDIEKGILKTVEQLDMVEMNVKCTTVNDIPTIACRIFNMRLQQALKEIGSGSVFGKIEGYVYTVEFQKRGLTHAHILFISNNNDKLMTPEAIDSFISAEIPDKRIHQQLYQSVTSHMLHVPHTSKIPCWNSVTKSCSKNIPKNLVENTDISGGGFPKYRRRKNTDVNYYRNHVEGRNIQVDNSMVVPHNPYLLAMYDCHMNVEHCASIMAIKYVFKYIHKGHDRARVQITDSNSKSDGQPIINEIQDYVDSRYVGPMEAVWRILELPMHGLSHAVTRLPVHLPAQLYATFEDGREVKAATNEKKWRTHLIAWFELNSIDEMARNITYTNTPDYYSFQEATKTWKKRKYACKVVSRMTNVSPRDSERFHLKLILGHATNARSFIDLRTVNGKEWNTFREAAVDMGLTATNDEALKIFDEAVSILMPKRAEARSCADFHLPIPEIIFKNKAEEITVENIETFAKKGIAAILLPYGTTAHKTFGLPLTLQKEGTIFTNATMKKKIQSIDVFIWDECSMIPKNALELIDTTLKDIMEDTSPFGGKTIILGGDFRQVLPIVKRGGKQQIIAETIKYSTLWSIFEKLSLKKNMRAKEDAAKFSEWLLNIGNGEVELFVPEKEIQCNNSIDDSYPRNLPLDELTNRAILAPLNVEVNQLNKEILRRMNGNIFESRSVDYETLQGIDTAEAALDEEATLRYSIEYLNGLMPSGLPPHNLQLKVGGIVMSLRNLSISDGLCNGARLVVREIHSRILIGELLIGERKGQIVEIPSIKLDTRGDTDMPFILHRRQFPVRLAFAITINKSQGQSFDHVGIFIDRPIFGHGQLYVALSRCRSKKGIKIQLKKNENAIKNIVYKEIIE